A genomic region of Fodinisporobacter ferrooxydans contains the following coding sequences:
- a CDS encoding MurR/RpiR family transcriptional regulator: MLFEERVQKYEYKLNDTDDQIIEYIVKNKKEVVSLSIQSLAANLFTVPNTITRLSKKLGYEGFSQLKNSLKEEIHTESNEQEDSLYFYINKTFRLVDMNRIAIAAKMIREAPHVLFFGVGDSAPFCEMIVKDLKVVGKHSEFHIHRHEMLYELNQLGNHDVLFLISLSGETRQILEIAEIGKEKGITIISLTHFGKNSLQKLADINLYCFSPKKILNQYNVTDRTPIMIVLRILSEFYWKSTGCCV, translated from the coding sequence ATGCTATTTGAAGAACGGGTCCAAAAATATGAATATAAGCTCAATGATACAGATGATCAAATTATTGAATATATCGTAAAAAATAAAAAAGAAGTAGTCAGCCTATCGATCCAGAGTTTAGCCGCAAATTTGTTTACAGTGCCGAATACGATTACCAGACTTTCCAAAAAATTAGGGTATGAAGGCTTTTCTCAATTAAAGAACAGCCTGAAAGAGGAAATCCATACAGAATCCAATGAACAAGAAGATAGTTTGTACTTTTATATAAATAAAACCTTTAGGCTCGTTGATATGAATAGGATTGCGATAGCAGCGAAAATGATCAGGGAAGCCCCGCATGTTCTTTTTTTCGGCGTGGGGGATTCCGCTCCATTCTGTGAGATGATCGTAAAGGATCTGAAAGTTGTAGGAAAACATTCCGAATTTCATATTCATAGGCACGAAATGTTGTATGAGTTAAACCAGCTGGGGAATCATGATGTTCTTTTTCTCATAAGCTTATCCGGAGAGACTCGACAAATTTTGGAAATTGCCGAAATCGGAAAGGAGAAAGGTATTACAATCATTTCGCTTACACATTTCGGAAAGAATTCTTTACAAAAATTAGCCGATATCAATTTATATTGTTTTTCCCCAAAAAAAATATTGAATCAATATAATGTTACGGATCGGACACCGATTATGATTGTGTTGCGAATATTGTCAGAATTTTATTGGAAATCCACAGGGTGTTGTGTATAA